TATTATAACGCTGAACCGCCACCAGAATCGCCTTGACATGTACTTTGGTGACCCACGTTCCACTGTTTGCAAACAAGTGCTGCGCGATGAAAGCGATGCTTATATAAAGGAAGCCGTATTTGATAATATTATCTTCTATCCGGAGAATTTCAGTTTTGTGAGCGAAAAGAGTGGTTACAATCATCTATATTGGTATAGCATGGGGGGCAACCTGCTTAAGCAAGTTACTGCCGGAAACTATGAAGTGAAAGATTTCTTAGGCTGGGATGCCGACGATAACAGCTTCTACTTCACCAGTAATGAAGAAAGTCCCCTGCGGAAAGCTGTATACAAGATAGACCGTAAAGGGAAAAAGACCAAATTGTCTACACAACCCGGTATCAATACTGCCCAGTTCAGTACGAACATGAAGTACTATATGAATCGTTACTCTAATCTGAGTACTCCTACTGTCATTACCCTAAACGACAATGCCGGTAAGGTGCTGAGTACACTTGTTACCAATGATAATCTGAAAAAGACCCTGACACAATACAACGTACCTCAAAAGGAATTTTTTACCTTCCAGACTCAGGACGGAGTAACTTTGAATGGCTGGATGATGAAACCTACGGATTTCTCCGCATCCAAGAAATATCCCGTATTGCTGTATCAATACAGTGGTCCCGGTTCACAACAAGTGCTCGACACATGGAGTATCAGTTGGGAAACCTATATGGCAAGCCGCGGCTTTATCGTGGTCTGTGTAGACGGACGCGGTACAGGCGGACGTGGTGCAGACTTCGAAAAATGCACTTACCTGAACCTGGGCGTGAAGGAAGCAAAAGACCAGGTGGCAACAGCCCAGTATATGGGTAGCCAATCCTATGTAGACAAGAGCCGCATCGGCATCTGGGGATGGAGCTATGGTGGATACATGACCATCATGAGTATGAGTGAAGGTACTCCCGTATTCAAAGCCGGAGTTGCCGTAGCAGCTGTTACCGATTGGAATTATTACGATACGATATACGGAGAACGTTTCATGCGTACTCCCAAAGAGAATGCCGAAGGTTATAAAAGTTCCTCCGCTTTCACTCGTGCCAATCAGTTGAACGGAAACCTCTTGCTGGTACATGGTATGGCTGATGACAATGTTCATTTCCAGAACTGTGCAGAATACGCAGAACATCTGGTACAACTGAACAAACAGTTCGACATGCAGGTGTATACCAACCGTAACCATGGTATCTATGGTGGAAACACCCGCTATCATCTGTATACGAAGCTGACGAATTTCTTTGAAAGAGAGCTGAAATGAAAGATAGAGTACGTAAGCCCGAATGGCTCAAGATAAGCATTGGAGCCAACGAACGTTATACGGAAACCAAACGTATCGTTGACTCCCACTGCCTGCACACCATTTGCAGCAGCGGACGTTGCCCCAATATGGGCGAATGCTGGGGAAAAGGAACCGCCACCTTCATGATAGGAGGTGATATCTGTACCCGTTGCTGTAAATTTTGTAACACACAAACAGGCAGACCTTTGCCATTGGATCCGAATGAGCCTACTCATGTGGCTGAATCCATAGCATTGATGAAATTATCTCATGCAGTAATCACTTCCGTAGACCGGGACGATTTACCTGATCTCGGAGCCGCACATTGGGCACGTACCATTCAGGAAATCAAACGCCTCAACCCAGAGACGACAGTAGAAGTACTGATCCCCGATTTCCAAGGAAGAAAAGAATTGGTAGCTCAAGTTATTGAAGCCCGTCCGGAAATCATCTCCCACAACATGGAGACTGTAAAACGTATCAGTCCCCTGGTTCGCAGTGCTGCCCATTATGAAACAAGTCTGGAAGTTATACGCCAGGTAGCTGCAAGCGGAACAACTACCAAATCGGGTATTATGGTAGGACTGGGAGAGACACCGGAAGAAGTGGAAGAGTTGATGGATGACTTGCGCCAGGCAGGCTGCCAGATACTGACTATCGGCCAATACCTGCAACCCTCGCATAAGCATTATCCTGTGGCAGAATACGTTACTCCTACACAATTCGTTTCGTATAAAGAGCAAGGACTCGCTAAAGGTTTCGACCAGGTGGAGAGTGCACCGCTGGTGCGTTCTTCTTATCATGCCGAGAGACAAATTCGGTTCTATAAAAAAGGAACAGAATAAAAACCAATTGCTCTACTTATTTGTTATGTATGAAGTAACGGCAAAATAAAGTTAGCAATGTCTAAAAAAGGAGTTCTATCATCTAAATTTAATATGTCTTTGGGATTTATTCCTGTTATCGTATCCATTGTATTATGCGAATTTACGACCCAGGACATTTCCATCTACATCGGTGCAGGTGTTGGAGTCCTCTATAGCCTATATACAATGTGGGGAAAAGGGGCCAAGATTCCAAACTTTCTGCTTTACTGTACTACAGGAATGCTCCTGCTATTAACTTTTACGACCCTATTATTTGGCGATTGCAGTTCGCATGAAATGCTACCACTGACATTGGAAATCAGTGCTCTGATACCGATAGTTGTCATCTTCCTGAATAGAAAAAGATTTCTCGCCCACCAGATTTCCCAATCAAAGAAATGCTGCAAACAACTTTTTGCACAAGGGGCAGAATCTGCTATCGTTTCTACAAGGGTAACAATAATCATTGCTTTCCTCCATTTCTTTGCCATTTTCATCGCAATTTTACTACCAGGTCCCTTGAGCGAAACATCCCGTGATGTCTTGTTCCGCTATTGCCCACCTGCTGTATTCCTGCTAAGCATATTGTTCAACCAGTTCGGTATTCTGTATTTCAACATTATGATGGAGCATACAGCCTTTGTTCCTATTGTGAATACCAAAGGAGATGTAATCGGCAGAAGTCTGGCAGTGGATGCCATTAACCAAAAGAATGAATATATCAACCCGGTGATCCGTATCGCCGTTTCCCACAATGGTATGTTGTATCTCCGTCCAAGATCTCAGCGTTGTATGCTGGATGCCGGGAAAGTAGATATACCGTTGGAATGTTATCTTTTATATGGAGAAACTTTGGAGCAAGCCATTGTGCGGCTCGTTAAACAATCGTTTCCGCAAGCCCCTATACAGGATTTGCAGTTTAATATCATGTATCATTTTGAGAATAAAGTAACCAATCGTCTGATCTATCTTTTCCTTATTGAAATAGAAGACGAGAATCTTTTGCGGGACAAACAAACCAGAGATGGAAAGCTATGGACCTTCCAGCAAATAGAACACAATTTAGACAAGAACTTTTTCAGTTGTTGCTTTGAGAACGAATACGAACACCTGAAAGATGTTATTTATACAAGAGAAAAATACAAGGAATTTTAGAAAGATCAGGTACTTTACCTTGCCACTCTTTTACAGTCTTGGTTTTGATATACTCTCCCTCACACGTAATATTTGCAGCAATACAGAGTTTGGTTTGCGGTCGACAGTTACTCAGGATATCTTCCACCATTTTATTATTGCGATAAGGAGTTTCAATAAAAAGTTGGGTTTGCTGTTCAGCATAGACCCGTTGTTCCAGAGTCTTTAGTTTTTTAGCACGTTCGCCCGGTTCAATAGGAAGGTAACCATGGAAAGCAAAACTTTGTCCATTAAAGCCTGACCCCATCACAGACATGATTATGGAAGAAGGGCCCACCAAAGGAACCACCTTTAAATTCTTTCGCTGTGCAATCGCTACTACATCCGCTCCCGGATCAGCCACAGCCGGACAACCAGCCTCAGAAATCACTCCCATGGACTGCCCTGCTACCAATGGTTTCAAGTAACCGGAAATATCTTCAGGCGAAGTATATTTATTCAACGGATAAAAAGTTAACGCATCAATATCTATTTCCCGATCCACTTTCTTCAGAAAACGACGCGCAGAGCGCACATCCTCCACTATGAAATGACGAATACCTAAAATAATTTCCTTATTATAAGAAGGCAATACCGTTTCAATCGGCGTATCACCTAAAGTAACAGGTAAAAGATAAAGAGCAGTTTCCACGTTGATAAATGATTAATTATTAGTGATAAATGATAAAAACGAATGATGAGTGATTAACTTCCCTACAACATCATGCTGTATAGTCACTAATCACTCATCACTAACCGTTAATCATTATATATTAACCGTATATAATATTCCCATTCTCATCCATATATTCATCCAGCCCTTTTTCATAAGTAGCCATAGCACGCAAACTCATGCCCACGCTGGAAAAGCCACCATCGTGGAATAGGTTCTGCATGGTTACCTTACGAGTCAAGTCGGAGAACATCACGATACAATAGTCTGCACATTCGTCTGCCGATGCATTACCCAGTGGGGACATACGGTTGGCAAAGTCAAACAACTTATCCATACCTTTCACACCGGAACCGGCAGTTGTCATCGTAGGAGACTGTGAAATGGTATTGACACGTACATTATGTTCACGACCATAGATATAACCAAAACTACGCGCAATAGACTCTAACAATGCTTTTGCATCAGCCATATCGTTGTATCCGTAGAAAGTACGTTGTGCAGCCACATAACTCAATGCAAGGATTGAACCATAATCGGCAATTGCATTCAGTTTTTTAGCCGCCTGTATCATCTTATGGAAAGATACGGCAGAAATATCAAGAGTCTTACCCAGCATATCATAATCCAGGTCATCATATGTGCGTTTCTTACGAACGTTCGGAGACATACCGATAGAGTGAAGTACAAAATCAATTGGACCGCCCAATACTTCCATGGAGCGTTTGAATACATTTTCCAAATCTTCTACGCTGGTTGCGTCAGCAGGGATAACTTCACATTGCAATTTATCTGCCAGTGCAGAAACTTCGCCCATGCGAACTGCTACCGGAGTGTTTGACAAGGTGATTATTGCACCCTCTTCTACAGCTTTTTCAGCTACTTTCCAGGCAATGGACTGCTCATTCAGAGCACCGAAAATAATGCCTCTTTTTCCTTTCAACAAATTGTAACTCATACCTATAATATTAAAGTTTGCGAGGTTTCAGCAAGCAAGTCAACAAGGTATTACTTCTATGTACCTTTCCCCGTCGACTTGTATCTTATCACCTCGTTTACTGTTTTTGAGGCCGCAAAGATAGTGCAAATTGAACGCATAGCAAAATAAGCTTGCTTATTTTTGCTATGCTGAAATGCCGCCTATCTTATTTAAAGATATGAACTTTCTGCATAAAAACCCCGAAAGTGTACAAAGAAAAAGCCAAAACCACAAAAAATCCACCTAAACCAACAAATTGTGCACATGGTTTCAGCTAAAGCCCGATACATTTGCAAACGGTAATTAAGAGGTTTTTTCATAATATTTATTTAAGGTTAGAATTAGGTTAACTTATTATTTCTTTCGCAAACCACTCGGGAGAGCCGTTTGCGGGAGGATAATAAAAATGAAAAGTTGGAAGTTGAAGAAACCTGTTAATCCGCAATGAATAACTTATAAAGAATAACTTATAACTAAAATATAGTATCACAGATGAACACATTTGTCAAAAAACTATTGGTGCTAACAGCGCTATCCTTTCCGTTATTACCTGTACAGAATACGGTAAACGCCCAAAACGGAAATTATATAGATGAAAGTATCTATGAGAATTTACCTTTCGATATGCCGAAAGTGGAACAACCCGCTTTTCCGGATTATACAGTCAACATTATAGACTTTGGAGCGAAAGGAGATGGTATCGTATTGAATACCAAGGCCATCAACGATGCTATCAAAGCGGTAAATGCAAAAGGCGGTGGTAAGGTAGTCATCCCCGGAGGTTTATGGCTGACCGGTCCTATCGAACTGTTGAGCAATGTCAATCTGTATACGGAAATGAATGCTCTGATACTATTTACTGATGATTTTGAAGCCTATCCTATTATTGAAACTTCTTTCGAAGGATTAAATACACGTCGTTGTCAATCTCCTATTTCCGCCTGGAATGCAGAAAACATAGCCATTACAGGAAATGGTGTATTCGATGGTTCTGGTGATAGCTGGCGCCCGGTAAAGAAGGGTAAACTAACTTCCAGTCAATGGAATAGCTTGGTTAATTCGGGTGGAGTAGTCGATGAAGCAGGTAGTATCTGGTACCCTACTGCAGGTGCACTGAAAGGCGCTATGGCTACCAAGGACTTCAATAATCCCGAAGGCATTGAAACGGATGAAGAATGGAATGAGATTCGTCCATGGTTGCGTCCGGTATTATTGAATATAGTTAAGAGCAAAAGGGTATTATTGGAAGGTGTTACTTTCAAAAACTCCCCCAGCTGGTGTCTGCATCCACTATCCTGCGAACATATCACAATCCATAATGTGAAGGTCTTCAATCCCTGGTATTCCCAGAACGGAGATGCATTGGACTTGGAATCATGCAAGAATGCATTGATTATCAACAATATCTTTGATGCCGGTGACGATGCTATTTGTATCAAGTCAGGAAAAGACGAAGACGGTCGTAAACGTGGCGAGCCTTGCCAGAACGTGATTGTTAAAAACAATACCGTATTACATGGTCATGGCGGTTTCGTCGTAGGAAGTGAAATGTCCGGTGGTGTAAAGAATGTCTATGTAACTGACTGTACATTTCTCGGCACAGACGTAGGTTTGCGCTTCAAGAGTACTCGTGGACGCGGCGGTGTAGTGGAAGGCATTTACATCCACAATATCAATATGATTGACATTCCTCACGAAGCATTGCTGTTCGATCTTTTCTATGGTGGTAAAGGTGCGGGCGAAGAATCAGAAGAAGAACTGGAAGGAAGAATGAAATCATCTATTCCAGCTGTAACAGAAGAGACTCCCGCTTTCCGTGATATTCACATTACGAATGTTACCTGTAAAGGTACCGGACGTGCCATGTTCTTCAATGGTCTGCCTGAAATGCCTATCCGCAATGTATATGTGAAA
The nucleotide sequence above comes from Bacteroides intestinalis DSM 17393. Encoded proteins:
- a CDS encoding enoyl-ACP reductase FabI, with the protein product MSYNLLKGKRGIIFGALNEQSIAWKVAEKAVEEGAIITLSNTPVAVRMGEVSALADKLQCEVIPADATSVEDLENVFKRSMEVLGGPIDFVLHSIGMSPNVRKKRTYDDLDYDMLGKTLDISAVSFHKMIQAAKKLNAIADYGSILALSYVAAQRTFYGYNDMADAKALLESIARSFGYIYGREHNVRVNTISQSPTMTTAGSGVKGMDKLFDFANRMSPLGNASADECADYCIVMFSDLTRKVTMQNLFHDGGFSSVGMSLRAMATYEKGLDEYMDENGNIIYG
- a CDS encoding glycoside hydrolase family 28 protein produces the protein MNTFVKKLLVLTALSFPLLPVQNTVNAQNGNYIDESIYENLPFDMPKVEQPAFPDYTVNIIDFGAKGDGIVLNTKAINDAIKAVNAKGGGKVVIPGGLWLTGPIELLSNVNLYTEMNALILFTDDFEAYPIIETSFEGLNTRRCQSPISAWNAENIAITGNGVFDGSGDSWRPVKKGKLTSSQWNSLVNSGGVVDEAGSIWYPTAGALKGAMATKDFNNPEGIETDEEWNEIRPWLRPVLLNIVKSKRVLLEGVTFKNSPSWCLHPLSCEHITIHNVKVFNPWYSQNGDALDLESCKNALIINNIFDAGDDAICIKSGKDEDGRKRGEPCQNVIVKNNTVLHGHGGFVVGSEMSGGVKNVYVTDCTFLGTDVGLRFKSTRGRGGVVEGIYIHNINMIDIPHEALLFDLFYGGKGAGEESEEELEGRMKSSIPAVTEETPAFRDIHITNVTCKGTGRAMFFNGLPEMPIRNVYVKDIVVTDAKQGIVISQAENVSIENVKIETKGTPLQVQKAKGLKVNGKTYNHSAAKALNINL
- the lipA gene encoding lipoyl synthase — encoded protein: MKDRVRKPEWLKISIGANERYTETKRIVDSHCLHTICSSGRCPNMGECWGKGTATFMIGGDICTRCCKFCNTQTGRPLPLDPNEPTHVAESIALMKLSHAVITSVDRDDLPDLGAAHWARTIQEIKRLNPETTVEVLIPDFQGRKELVAQVIEARPEIISHNMETVKRISPLVRSAAHYETSLEVIRQVAASGTTTKSGIMVGLGETPEEVEELMDDLRQAGCQILTIGQYLQPSHKHYPVAEYVTPTQFVSYKEQGLAKGFDQVESAPLVRSSYHAERQIRFYKKGTE
- a CDS encoding SAM-dependent methyltransferase → METALYLLPVTLGDTPIETVLPSYNKEIILGIRHFIVEDVRSARRFLKKVDREIDIDALTFYPLNKYTSPEDISGYLKPLVAGQSMGVISEAGCPAVADPGADVVAIAQRKNLKVVPLVGPSSIIMSVMGSGFNGQSFAFHGYLPIEPGERAKKLKTLEQRVYAEQQTQLFIETPYRNNKMVEDILSNCRPQTKLCIAANITCEGEYIKTKTVKEWQGKVPDLSKIPCIFLLYK
- a CDS encoding S9 family peptidase is translated as MKQISIAILLCLCTLASFAQDGQALDLKDIVSGKFRAENIYGVIPIPGDGEHYSQMNPEGTQIIKYSFKTGKPVEVLFDAATARECTFKTFDSYSFSPDGTKLLIATETTPIYRHSYTAVHYIYSLKRNINGEINNIVEKLSDGGPQQVPVFSPDGTMVAFVRDNNIYLVKFLYGNSESQVTEDGKRNAILNGIPDWVYEEEFSFNRALEFSADNKMIAYIRFDETEVPSYSFPVFAGSNPHITAFEKYPGDYTYKYPKTGEANSKVSVHTFDIKSKVTRKMQVPMDADGYIPRIRFTHDPNKLAIITLNRHQNRLDMYFGDPRSTVCKQVLRDESDAYIKEAVFDNIIFYPENFSFVSEKSGYNHLYWYSMGGNLLKQVTAGNYEVKDFLGWDADDNSFYFTSNEESPLRKAVYKIDRKGKKTKLSTQPGINTAQFSTNMKYYMNRYSNLSTPTVITLNDNAGKVLSTLVTNDNLKKTLTQYNVPQKEFFTFQTQDGVTLNGWMMKPTDFSASKKYPVLLYQYSGPGSQQVLDTWSISWETYMASRGFIVVCVDGRGTGGRGADFEKCTYLNLGVKEAKDQVATAQYMGSQSYVDKSRIGIWGWSYGGYMTIMSMSEGTPVFKAGVAVAAVTDWNYYDTIYGERFMRTPKENAEGYKSSSAFTRANQLNGNLLLVHGMADDNVHFQNCAEYAEHLVQLNKQFDMQVYTNRNHGIYGGNTRYHLYTKLTNFFERELK